The DNA window TTTCATGTCCAAAATGTAGGACataaaaaaaggaataatattgaagagaaaaacaaaaatatggcTACAAATTTTCTCTCAACTGCAAACACCTTCCTCCTACCACCATCATCCTCATCACAATCTTTGTCATATGTTTACTACCCCATCAAGTGCAGTGTGAAAAGACAAGTAAACCCTCCAAGTGTCAGCAAGAGGGGGCTATCCATCAGCATTGTCACAAGCTTAGTGCTTTCATTGGGTGGTAAGGGATGCTTTGTTGATCATGCTAATGCAGCAATACTTGAAgcagatgatgatgaagaactcTTAGAAAAAGTGAAGAGGGACAGGAAGAAGAGGCTTGAGAGGCAAGGTGTGCTTAGTTCATCCAAGAAAGAAACAGGTCTCAATCTGATCCTCCAcaaatatcaatttttattCCCCAACATTtgaatatatttgaaaaagttcATAACTTCAATGCCTTAAAGTTTTGGGTTGAAAGTGGTTAATTCATTTGCATGTTCCTTTCTTTGAAGTATTAACTGATTTCAGTTGCATGCATGCTGGTACTGATATTTGACACCATGAGCATGTGTAGATTGTAAAGTTTTCTCTGTCACTTGACAATGGTGATGAATATCTGTAGGATATCTTCAGGATCTTGTGTACAAACTGAGTGAAGTTGGTCAAGCAATTGAAAGCAATGATCTACCTAAAGCAGGTTCTGTTTTGGGGAAAGGAACTGATACAGATTGGGTCCAAAAGGCTAATATAGCTTTGAATAAGGTAATTCTAGTTCCTCAATATGATTCCTTTCTATTTACAAGTTTGAAACTTAGTATCAGTGAACCTTTTTAACAGCTGAGTTCAAGTGCTGAAGAAAAGAGTGAGGTGGACATATTCAATTCTTCATTAGCTTCATTGATTTCATCAGGTCTGTTTATAACTAACTAAGATTCGATTTTCATATATAAGATAcaaaatatgatttctcagaagtCTTCATATGACATTGTTAAAGCACACATtgactttttcatttttgtgcAGTTGCTAGCAATGATGTTGAGTCCTCTAAGCTTGCTTTTGTGACTTCAGCTGCTGCCTTTGAGAAGTGGACCTCCATGACAGGGCTAGTTGGTCAGCTTAAGGGGCTTTAAGCTCAGGATTAGAAGCAAAGCAATCAgacattttatttcatttcaaaatttatttattgatgaATATAGAGAACTCCATTGACAGCCACTGCCTTGGTTATGAACTGTCTCACCCAAAATTGCAATTTTGATGTCATTTGGAATTTCATGAGATGTATTATATTTCTTCACCTCACAATGAAAATAGAAGGCACTTTTCAAGATGATATGGCAATGAAATTGTAGTGTTGGTCAAAGAATGAACCATTCTCTGATTTATTTCCTTTTCACTGCAACTTATGGCTTCTTTTTTCTGCTGGTTTAGTAGACAAACATAAGCAATAACCACCACGCAGAGAGTTTAAAGAAATGCAAACTTCAAAGCCAATAAAACAGCATAAATGTTACCTGATAGAAGAATAAAACCTAGGAAAATAGTGCAGGAGTAACAGGAATATTTAAAATAACCATAGTATATGGTTACAGCAGGTTCATATCACATTACAAGTGTCATAAAACAGACTGTCACGAACGGAGGAACTAGAAGCTACACATCAATCCAATACATGGAAGGATGGTGTACATTACAGGGCTACTCTACAACTGTCTATGGTAGTTTTCAATAAacaatcatataaaaataacattaacaACAAAAACTACAGTCATCCTCAGAAGGATCTAAAAGGGGGTCAGAATGAGAGAAGAGAAGCCAAGAGTTTATTAAGTTCCCTGCTCAGGGCTTTGACCTAACCAGTTCAGCTTCCATTCCCAGTCAACTCTGCCTCAGTCTTCGCGTTTATATCATTAATCTTGTGATGCtcttcatcattcactttcgtTCCttctttttccttggtttctccTTCAAACTCATGAGCGCTTCTGTTGTTCTCTCCTTCCACCTCAACTTTTTTCTCAGCAATAGGTGCTGTTTCTGGTTTCTCTGACTCCCCAGCGCCACCATCTTTCTTTGTCTCCTCCTCAATCTTTTCTTCAACTTTGTTCTGAGCAACATCAGAACCCTCAACATCAGCAGTCTTGGATTTCTCCTCATCATTAGGTATGTCAGCATTTTCTCCAGCATCTGTGGATTCTTTAGCATCTGTGGATTCCTTAACATCTGTACCCTCTGCTTTCTTCTCAtcttccttattttcctccacaaCATTCTTTTCCACCTCTAAATCTTTACCATCCTTAGTTTCATCAGCTTCTTGCATCTGCACTTCTTTTGtctcctctttttcttcctctttttcttcctccttttcttcctctttttttgaAGCAGATGATTTCTTGCCACGCTTCTTCGGGGGCTCACTTTCTGGTGGAGGAGCCGCCTTGGCCTTCTCACTAATTCTTGCCGATCTTCTTGGGGTCTCACCAGTACCCCAATCAAATTCTGATGCAGCAGGGCCACCAGGGTGAGATTTCAAATATTGCTCCAGCTGCTTCCTGTTATTGATCTCCTCTCCAGTTGGAGCAGTGAACACAAtctcatttttctttggtgTTCCAGCCTTTTTTGGTAAGTACTGCAAGGAAAATGTGATTTGTGATGATCTTTATATTGAAAAGCATCAGACAAATTAACAATCGAAATATAGTAGAATTTGGTTAATATCTCCAGATTCTCATAGCAATCCTTAATCTGAAAATGAATCTACGTTAACcatttcatattaaaattacaTTGTAGCATTGTTTCTAGTGCTCATGCGTGATTTTCATTTACACTGAACAAAAACCCACGAGAAACTTTATTACAATTTTCATATGGGTTGACATAAAATTCTTGGTTTCAAggtgtattttcacccaaataTCTTACAAAATATATGAACTTTTCTATACAATATGTCAATATTCATCCCTCGCTATTTTGACCAACTCAAAACAGTGAAACAGTCCTGTTATTAACTAACAATGGTCCTTAAAAGGGCATTGAATTGATGCCTAGTTAAACATTATAGGCTGTTACAAGCTGATGCCTAGTTGAACATTATAGGCTGTTACAAGCTAGCAGTTTTACTTTTAAGCTTCATAAAGAGAGTAGCATGGCACTAAATTAACCTTGTTCAGTGAGAaggctttttctttccctctttAACTCTTCCATTCAGGCTATACTTGGGAAAGGTGAAAGTCCATAGAATGGTGTGGAAGAGACACAAATGTGAAGACAAGTATCCAGGGTGTCTCATACTGTgaccaaaaaacacaaaaattcccGCAGATGGACTGTATATAAACCATTTACCCATTTAAAACTATAGCCATGAAAAACAAATAGACAATTTCATGCAAGTAGGAGGACCCAAAGTTCATCCAAGTAGATATTGTAAACTGCACTCCCCTACAAATATCTCTCTAATTTTATACTTTTCCAGAAGATGCATGTGTTTAGGAGATCCGGTGAGTTACAAGGAGCATGAGTTCTCCAGATGCCATCTGGTCTATTAGATCACCATAGAGGATATGAACTTAATTATTTTAGAAGATCATATCAAGTTAATATGTAAATCTCTTGAATGATCCAATTGACAAGGTAGAGCTAAACTAAACAGCTCGAACACATCCATACTCACCCAACAGACATTTACATAAAACCACGTGTTTATAAAACAGTTTTCAAGCAGTTTTTGAGTTGTATTATAAAACTCAAGGGAAATCAACATAATTTTACATCAAGAAACATCATAATAATTAGTAAATGGTGCCCTTCTCCAGTGTCTAATGAGTGtaaaaatgaaatgaataacCTTCAATGAAATTTCATAAATGtcacaaaatattaagataGAGGGTTGCAGATATGGCATGGATAATATTCTGATTGTTACATGTGAGAAATGGTATGTTTTTTCGTTCCAGATATAGGTAGCTGTGTTGTGTATGAAAGGCATAAATTAATCTTACAGAAATCTGACAACTTGCAAGAAGGAAAGTAACAAAGgcatatgaatgttaaaacaaAGGAATGTAGTAaaacttaattttctttttcacatgatTGTACACCATAACATACAATATATTTAAGTGGGGTTTCTTCTTGCTCAGTTGAAGTTAATCAGCAAGAGTAATATAAATTTTCACATGAAATGACAAGTGACTTTATCATCTGATGAAGTGCAGCCTTTGTATTCCAAAGACATTGTAAAATCACAAACCGAGGTGCCCAACTTCACTGGCTTAAAGATCTATTGTGGCATGCAGCACCACTAAGTGTTTCTACAGTCTAACCAGTTATGTGAGCAATTTAAAGATAATTAGCATAAAATTATATGTTCCATGATGCCATGCCATGAAGCATTTTGAGATGTGATAATAAGAAATCATATATCAGAACAGTATCAATGTAATAGGGCCAGCTGAACACCTTAACAGCAACCATCCCCAAAAAGAATTCGAATCTGAATGTTGGAATAAATTTTGCTGCATCTCAAACATTAATTTATTCAAGATACAATAATTTCAgccatttttcctttttcatctctTTTGGTTGAAGAAAGCTATTTGTCAAACAGTTGGAGAATGATTATGCTACAAAAACAAAATCATTCCTTGAATGAGGATTTAACTCACACTCCTGGAGTCTAACCTCATCTACAACAAACCAAAATATTTCAGTCTAGCTACCTACGCATTGGGAAAACTAGGAGTAAGAATGGTTGGGGCCTTGTAATTTTGTCTGATAATAAGAACAAAAGAATGACGAATATCATAAATATGTCATAATAAGACAATCCTGAAAATGAGAAATTGTGTTGGGCTTGAAAGAGTGGAGAAAATTGTCATGATTTCAGCAACTTAACTAGTTATGACTcccaagaattttttatttttttggaaagaTATCTTGGAAAATAAAGAATCATATCTTTACTCATAAGTAAATTCAAGTTAAAATATGTTTTCCTgtcattttgaaaaaaataatacaataaattcATCCATTATTGTGAAAAAAGGAATTCATTTGCCAATCGATTTTTCCTTATTAGGAGTATCTCTAGAACAAACAATCACAATAGACAAAGCTagagtttttatattttgtaattcCAGTACAGATGCTCAAGATCAATGATAGAAATACCTTAAAGAGGAATAATTTTAATCTAATCACATGGTACCGATGTTACACCAAGGCTAAAATTTTAAACCATGTAAACAGAGTTTCAGTAAATAAAGCCACAATATATTAGTTCAACAACACCTTCACTCACAAAATTGCTGCCTTATATGGGCTGCAAACATCACACGTcccatcatatatatatatataaggataAATACAGGCATAAAGAAAGTTTGAAAGCAGCCCTTCCGAACAGAGCTAGTTTTTAGCAGCATTTTTCATGAAAGTTTTATCAATTGTATGAATGTAAAAGAGAAAAAGCACTCTTTAGAAATATTACATCAGATTAACTAATAGCATGTTCGGATTTTAGTTTATACATCTCAAAAAACATGGAATGAAGGGTCTAAAATTGGTTCAAATTTGGATAGTTTCTTTTAACcatgaataaatatataatccTAAAAACACGCATATAGAAAATTTATATGCAATCCTTCCAAACAGATTAAGTCTTCTAAGCAGCACTCTATCATAAAGTTGAACCAATtccaaaaatgcaaaaatttgaACCGGCGTTTGAATGGTACAAACTGAATTTCAACTTATCCCAAGTCCCAACATGGTTGTTAAAATCACATTGAGCTGAATACTTGCATTTATCAAGTTTGGGGTAGcagaagttgaagaaaacccGAAAAGCGTGGTTTCATACAAGGTTAAACCATGATTTACAAACTAAAAGACAAACACTGTAGGAATCCATCGATTTCCTTACATGGAAACTACGCCACATCTAAAAAACCCTAACAGGGGACTTAACACCCAGCAGTTAGAGAATCACTATCTGAATTCATAGCAAAAAAAACCCCAAACTTGATTTTGAATTTCGAAGCATAAGTATTGAGCATGCCACAATTGACTAATCAAATGGGGGCCAAAAATCCCTAGTTAGGGAGTAGCACCACCAATTCGTCAAAACCAAGCAAAATTCGAAAGGAGAACAAAACTCACATAAGAATTCAGCACAAAAGAGGCAATTAGATCGACAAAAGAAGCAAATTtggcaaaataaaaagaagagtcaAAGGGAAATCTGAACAGAAAAGGGAAGAAGAGTGGACCTTCTTCTTCCAACCAGGCGGAGCTGGAAGTTCGACGGACACAGCTTCTTCCCCTGCACCCTCCTTCTCCACTGAGCTCGCCATTTTCACCTGCTACAAAATTTCCAACCCCCAAaaaacagagagctaaaaataataaataatttcacaatttaattataaaaaaaaaggaatattcgaggagagagaaagagattaGAGCagaaaattgagagaaagagaaaaggataggaaaaaatgaagaaaattggaagaaggaagagagaaagagTACTTAGGTTTAGGGTATTTGGATATTGATGTAGTTGAAAATTTTGATGTGTGTTGTAATGTTCTTGTTTTTGTTGTTAAAAGAGTGTAAGGTCCAGAAACGAAGcgagatgaagaaaaagaaaagagacaCGTTGTTGGAATcgcacattaaaaattaaaaataaatataaatttataaactctCTTTCGatttcaaagttcaaacacaTACACTTGCATTTTTCTGTTGGT is part of the Arachis duranensis cultivar V14167 chromosome 1, aradu.V14167.gnm2.J7QH, whole genome shotgun sequence genome and encodes:
- the LOC107461629 gene encoding thylakoid lumenal 16.5 kDa protein, chloroplastic — its product is MATNFLSTANTFLLPPSSSSQSLSYVYYPIKCSVKRQVNPPSVSKRGLSISIVTSLVLSLGGKGCFVDHANAAILEADDDEELLEKVKRDRKKRLERQGVLSSSKKETGYLQDLVYKLSEVGQAIESNDLPKAGSVLGKGTDTDWVQKANIALNKLSSSAEEKSEVDIFNSSLASLISSVASNDVESSKLAFVTSAAAFEKWTSMTGLVGQLKGL
- the LOC107461611 gene encoding methyl-CpG-binding domain-containing protein 11, with translation MASSVEKEGAGEEAVSVELPAPPGWKKKYLPKKAGTPKKNEIVFTAPTGEEINNRKQLEQYLKSHPGGPAASEFDWGTGETPRRSARISEKAKAAPPPESEPPKKRGKKSSASKKEEEKEEEKEEEKEETKEVQMQEADETKDGKDLEVEKNVVEENKEDEKKAEGTDVKESTDAKESTDAGENADIPNDEEKSKTADVEGSDVAQNKVEEKIEEETKKDGGAGESEKPETAPIAEKKVEVEGENNRSAHEFEGETKEKEGTKVNDEEHHKINDINAKTEAELTGNGS